One window of Sardina pilchardus chromosome 2, fSarPil1.1, whole genome shotgun sequence genomic DNA carries:
- the apela gene encoding apelin receptor early endogenous ligand, which yields MRFFNPILLLLLLLSVLLLASAHKPDFLSIRRKYRRHCPHKRCLPLHSRVPFP from the exons ATGAGGTTTTTCAACCCAATTCTCCTACTTCTACTGCTGCTGTCGGTGCTGCTGTTGGCGAGCGCGCACAAACCTG atTTCCTGAGTATCCGTAGAAAATATCGGCGACATTGTCCGCACAAACGCTGCCTACCGCTGCATTCACGTGTTCCATTCCCCTAA
- the tmem192 gene encoding transmembrane protein 192, with protein sequence MHLKGAMDYKGTHQVNNSSTDISQSVEDDPLIEGPLISQDTLDSAIKREFQKLPTSWTAGLLLFFHVAFVCLSVVVCVLCGLEEGHPAECATLLRGMDSKTLVVLCKVALWIVSYIHQHFIQYHNTAARRRGYLHFYRQTRGTVSLPLLMQSLGNLLILLLLALTTVLDGAQKQLSVYLLLGVLSLELLLSVVFLMCYIVKVVRFNAEKLSPDINQEEHFHTYLSSGSHAHTETGFRDGSSLEEVVEKQADLIEYLKQHNTLLSKRILALTAQQIRD encoded by the exons ATGCATTTGAAAGGAGCCATGGATTACAAAGGCACGCATCAAGTT AATAACTCCTCTACAGACATCTCTCAAAGTGTGGAGGATGATCCTCTGATTGAGGGACCCTTGATCTCTCAGGATACCCTTGATTCAGCCATCAAGAGGGAATTTCAAAAATTACCCACTTCCTGGACGGCTGGATTACTGCTATTCTTTCAT GTGgcttttgtatgtttgtcagttgtggtgtgtgtattgtgtggacTAGAAGAGGGGCATCCTGCAGAGTGTGCAACCTTGCTGCGTGGGATGGACAGCAAGACATTGGTGGTACTTTGTAAAGTGGCACTATGGATTGTCTCGTATATCCACCAACACTTTATACAGTACCATAACACTGCAGCCAGACGCAGAGGCTACCTGCACTTCTACCGACAGACACGGGGCACCGTATCCCTGCCGCTGCTCATGCAGTCTTTAG GAAACCTGCTCATTCTGCTGCTACTTGCCCTCACCACTGTGCTGGATGGAGCCCAGAAGCAGCTGTCTGTCTACCTGCTGTTGGGAGTGCTAAGTCTGGAGCTGTTGCTGTCAGTGGTCTTTCTGATGTGTTACATAG TGAAGGTGGTGAGATTTAACGCGGAGAAACTCAGTCCTGACATTAATCAAGAGGAGCACTTCCACACCTACTTGAGCAGTGGCAGTCATGCGCACACAGAGACGGGCTTCAG ggatggcTCAAGTcttgaggaggtggtggagaaaCAGGCGGACCTGATCGAGTACCTGAAGCAGCACAACACTCTGCTGAGCAAGAGGATCCTGGCGCTCACTGCTCAGCAGATCAGAGACTGA